In a genomic window of Trueperaceae bacterium:
- a CDS encoding LysR family transcriptional regulator produces MAIEKTYSRELTLAQLRACLAVARTGSFSAAALDLDMSQASVSYAVAQAEQALGLKLFRRGAFGARLTDEGERIRKQAVKLLRTEEVLLQEAELMKGTLSGVVRVAGFPSIAQYLLPPVMKRLRESHPGLEIRPVEVDTDSGDVLLNSMDVLRALEAGQAELGLVVAKLSDEFIHWKLFDDPFVVCIPAALDRDELTWEDLRELPVIAYGKDWRDGCVLGVKYVLEMYGATEPAYQAQETGMILNMIAQGLGFSVLPKLTLDTLPKGVAAVSLKVPRARTASIAVPPELLGAPTVKQVLTLLRARLPNSELPPFSALSTIPG; encoded by the coding sequence GTGGCCATAGAGAAAACCTATAGTCGCGAGTTGACGCTGGCACAACTGCGCGCCTGCCTCGCCGTCGCCCGGACGGGTAGCTTCTCGGCAGCGGCCCTCGATCTCGACATGTCGCAGGCCTCGGTCAGCTACGCAGTGGCGCAAGCCGAGCAAGCTCTGGGCTTGAAACTCTTCCGCCGCGGGGCATTCGGAGCCCGACTGACGGACGAGGGTGAACGCATCCGGAAGCAGGCGGTCAAGCTGCTTCGGACCGAAGAAGTCCTACTCCAGGAAGCGGAGCTCATGAAGGGGACTCTCTCGGGTGTGGTACGAGTAGCAGGATTCCCCAGCATCGCTCAATACCTGCTCCCGCCGGTCATGAAACGACTGCGGGAGAGCCACCCCGGACTGGAAATACGGCCCGTGGAAGTCGATACCGACTCGGGAGATGTGCTCCTCAACTCCATGGATGTGCTCCGGGCCCTCGAAGCCGGACAAGCAGAGTTGGGCCTGGTCGTGGCGAAACTATCCGATGAGTTCATCCATTGGAAACTGTTCGACGACCCGTTCGTAGTCTGCATCCCGGCAGCACTCGACCGCGACGAACTGACGTGGGAAGACCTACGGGAGTTACCGGTGATCGCCTACGGCAAGGACTGGCGGGACGGCTGCGTGTTGGGCGTGAAGTACGTTCTCGAAATGTACGGGGCGACCGAACCTGCCTACCAGGCTCAGGAGACCGGAATGATCCTGAACATGATCGCTCAAGGCCTGGGCTTCAGCGTGCTGCCGAAGCTCACGCTCGATACCCTGCCTAAGGGTGTAGCTGCGGTGAGCCTGAAGGTTCCTCGTGCCAGGACCGCCAGCATTGCCGTTCCTCCCGAACTACTGGGCGCCCCCACGGTAAAGCAGGTGCTGACCCTGTTGCGAGCGCGCTTGCCGAACAGCGAACTACCTCCGTTCAGCGCCTTGTCCACTATCCCGGGCTGA
- a CDS encoding tetratricopeptide repeat protein, with protein sequence MFLRTLGGARLEGVRLTRPKSLLLLAYLAVEGPQKRRNLAELFWPQASNYLRSLNVALAQVRSVTPSAVGADRYEVWTELESDVGQLLVAIEGGDLEAALALYGGPFLDGLGSRGLGTELEEWIFDTRERLALTLKGALLARSTALTTSSPDVASRLLAIAGQMGATFLDSIPHNLVPRADSFVGRAAELAHLDRLLHSSETRLVTLVGPGGAGKTRLAEEAAARVLARGAFRDGVLLVPVEAVPDATALPARLANHLGVTPPRGQEAFERLCANLRDRKMLVVLDNFEHLIDAGPQLTALLTCCPNLHLLVTSRERLNLTAEVIVPLAGLPHSLAPGIGSGNGAREDSRSASRGSASGTQSGTAAGGDAVELFLTRASQVTPGFEADPASLQLVTRICRLVGGLPLALELAASWLRVLPLDQIASALALAPETLTSPLRDIPERHRSFHDVFDGTWRLLDDAERITALRLSILADTWGLDAAWEVAGASGAHLRRLVDKSVVQPREAGRFTFHPLVRGFLAERLSEEGDEADGVRERHARHYLSLIENLVGSRMFEADHRAALDTLEAELSNVVAAWHWVLQRNALSTAHLPAIAFGLQEFFDRRGRYAEGSDFFRRSQDVLRAQLDVRSEATEVAGDCERLENVLGNVLVNGAYLDLRLGRLEQAERKAMEGLETLAHGDMWGTITGHYALGLIALESRELRRAEELLERSLALARQIDSPFGRAGVNSLLRTLAKVHVARGKPDPARRLFEEALERSRRQENEINVVRVLIDLASLHRSEGDNDRAQLLVQESLDRAERAVLRDQLPRGQLLLAELNLERGDLREGRKLLSAVLSSAQEFRDPQLDARAAELLGAIEG encoded by the coding sequence ATGTTCCTGCGCACGCTGGGCGGGGCGCGACTGGAGGGAGTTCGGCTCACTCGACCCAAATCGCTCCTGCTCCTCGCCTACCTGGCTGTCGAGGGCCCACAGAAACGGCGCAACCTCGCGGAGCTGTTCTGGCCTCAGGCAAGCAACTACCTGAGGAGCCTCAACGTTGCGCTTGCTCAGGTGAGGAGCGTCACTCCTAGTGCTGTTGGCGCGGACCGGTACGAAGTCTGGACCGAACTGGAGAGCGATGTCGGTCAGCTACTGGTCGCAATCGAAGGAGGAGACCTCGAAGCTGCCCTCGCACTGTACGGCGGACCTTTCCTCGATGGGCTCGGTTCCCGCGGACTGGGCACGGAGCTGGAGGAGTGGATCTTCGATACGAGGGAACGGCTGGCTCTGACACTGAAGGGCGCCCTGCTCGCGAGGAGCACCGCCCTCACTACCTCATCTCCAGATGTCGCGAGCCGCTTACTGGCGATAGCCGGGCAGATGGGCGCGACCTTCCTCGACTCGATCCCCCACAACCTCGTCCCGCGCGCCGACTCGTTCGTGGGACGAGCTGCCGAACTGGCCCACCTCGACCGGTTGCTGCACTCGTCCGAGACCCGCTTGGTGACCCTGGTCGGGCCGGGCGGCGCAGGCAAGACGAGGCTCGCGGAGGAGGCGGCGGCCCGGGTTCTGGCGAGAGGCGCGTTCAGGGATGGTGTCCTTCTGGTCCCGGTAGAGGCCGTACCGGACGCCACCGCGCTCCCCGCTCGCCTCGCCAACCATCTGGGAGTGACGCCCCCTCGAGGTCAAGAGGCCTTCGAGCGACTCTGCGCTAACCTCCGGGACCGGAAGATGCTGGTCGTTCTGGACAACTTCGAGCACCTCATCGATGCAGGGCCGCAACTGACCGCGCTCCTTACCTGCTGTCCCAACCTTCATCTGCTGGTAACCTCTCGCGAGCGACTCAACCTGACGGCCGAGGTGATCGTGCCGCTGGCAGGGCTACCGCACTCTCTCGCTCCGGGCATCGGAAGCGGCAATGGCGCGCGGGAGGACAGCCGTAGCGCTTCACGGGGCTCGGCATCCGGAACGCAGAGCGGAACGGCTGCGGGTGGGGATGCGGTCGAGCTCTTCCTGACGCGAGCGTCGCAGGTAACCCCCGGTTTCGAGGCGGATCCCGCCTCGCTCCAGCTCGTCACGAGGATATGTCGGCTGGTCGGAGGACTCCCGCTGGCGCTGGAGTTGGCCGCGAGCTGGCTTCGGGTACTACCGCTCGATCAGATCGCCAGCGCCCTCGCGCTCGCTCCCGAGACTCTTACCTCTCCCCTTCGCGACATCCCTGAGCGGCACCGGAGCTTCCACGACGTCTTCGACGGCACCTGGCGGCTGCTTGACGACGCCGAACGGATCACCGCCCTCCGGCTGTCGATCCTCGCCGACACCTGGGGACTCGATGCCGCGTGGGAGGTGGCGGGGGCTTCGGGCGCCCATCTTCGTCGCCTCGTCGACAAGTCGGTAGTCCAGCCGAGGGAGGCGGGCCGCTTCACCTTCCATCCGCTCGTACGAGGTTTTCTGGCCGAGCGGCTGAGCGAAGAGGGCGATGAGGCAGATGGTGTAAGGGAGAGACACGCGAGGCACTATCTGAGCCTCATCGAGAACCTGGTGGGCTCACGGATGTTCGAGGCCGACCATCGCGCCGCACTGGACACCCTGGAGGCCGAACTGTCCAACGTCGTGGCGGCCTGGCACTGGGTCCTGCAGCGGAACGCCCTCTCCACGGCGCACCTCCCTGCGATCGCCTTCGGCCTGCAGGAATTCTTCGACAGGCGAGGCCGCTACGCCGAGGGCAGCGACTTCTTCCGCCGATCCCAAGACGTCTTGCGAGCACAGCTGGACGTGCGGAGCGAGGCAACGGAAGTGGCCGGTGACTGCGAACGGCTCGAGAACGTCCTGGGGAATGTGCTCGTGAATGGCGCCTATCTCGATTTGCGACTGGGACGCCTGGAGCAGGCGGAACGGAAGGCGATGGAAGGTCTCGAGACCTTGGCACACGGCGACATGTGGGGGACGATCACCGGTCACTATGCTCTCGGCCTGATCGCTCTCGAGTCGAGAGAGTTAAGGCGGGCAGAGGAGCTCCTCGAGAGATCGCTGGCGCTCGCACGCCAGATCGACTCGCCGTTCGGCCGAGCGGGCGTCAACAGCCTCCTGCGTACCTTGGCGAAGGTGCACGTCGCACGGGGCAAGCCCGACCCGGCCAGGCGGCTATTCGAGGAAGCGCTCGAGCGCAGCCGTCGGCAGGAGAACGAGATAAACGTCGTTCGCGTACTCATCGACCTAGCATCGTTGCACCGCAGCGAGGGCGACAACGACAGGGCACAGCTACTGGTGCAGGAATCTCTCGACCGAGCCGAACGCGCCGTACTGCGCGACCAGCTCCCGCGCGGACAACTGCTCCTGGCCGAACTCAACCTCGAGCGGGGCGACCTCAGGGAGGGTCGTAAGCTGCTGTCCGCTGTCCTATCATCTGCCCAGGAGTTCCGCGATCCGCAACTCGATGCTCGAGCAGCCGAGCTATTGGGAGCAATAGAAGGCTAG
- a CDS encoding ATP-binding protein → MATAQQLIALVKSYVEGNEDKFLSVAMQAAAKEARQGHGKVAQQLRDLVDKAKQEQSALVRRAGVHPTPVLRDELATLLSVSYPDHRLSSMVLVPSIEEKLLRILHEQRQQDRLRSFGLQPRRKLLFVGPPGSGKTMTASVLAGELRRPLFTIRLDGVITKFMGETAAKLRQIFEAMNQTIGIYLFDEFDAIGSNRRAPNDIGEVRRILNSFLQFLENDESQSIIIAATNHPDLLDQALFRRFDDLIRYEFPDSEISIRILKSHLTQFNTDSVEWGEITQAVQELSQAEIARAADEAAKEAVLQGHTEITTRGLLLALAERRQANL, encoded by the coding sequence GTGGCGACTGCCCAACAGCTAATCGCTCTAGTAAAGAGCTACGTTGAAGGGAACGAAGATAAGTTTCTTTCCGTAGCCATGCAAGCCGCCGCCAAGGAAGCCCGCCAGGGTCACGGCAAGGTGGCTCAACAGCTTCGGGATCTTGTAGACAAAGCGAAACAGGAGCAGAGTGCGCTTGTACGGCGGGCAGGTGTCCACCCGACGCCCGTACTACGGGATGAACTTGCAACCTTGCTCTCCGTGTCCTATCCAGACCACCGACTCTCTAGCATGGTCCTTGTTCCTAGCATCGAGGAGAAGCTCCTGCGAATACTCCATGAACAGAGGCAGCAGGACCGGTTGAGGTCGTTTGGCTTACAGCCTCGCCGTAAGCTCCTGTTTGTGGGACCTCCCGGCTCCGGGAAGACTATGACTGCCTCGGTCCTTGCGGGCGAACTTAGAAGGCCGCTTTTTACAATACGCCTTGACGGTGTGATAACGAAGTTCATGGGCGAAACGGCAGCTAAGCTCCGGCAAATCTTTGAGGCCATGAACCAGACCATCGGGATTTACTTGTTCGACGAGTTTGATGCAATTGGAAGCAACCGGCGCGCTCCAAACGACATTGGTGAAGTACGACGAATCCTAAACTCGTTCCTTCAGTTTCTCGAAAATGACGAGTCGCAGAGCATTATTATTGCAGCCACGAACCACCCAGATCTACTTGATCAAGCCCTCTTCCGGCGATTTGACGACCTCATTCGATATGAGTTTCCAGACTCAGAGATTTCTATCCGCATCCTCAAGTCCCACTTGACGCAGTTCAATACCGACAGTGTCGAGTGGGGGGAAATAACACAAGCAGTACAAGAATTAAGCCAAGCTGAGATTGCACGTGCAGCTGATGAAGCGGCGAAGGAGGCCGTCCTGCAGGGGCATACCGAAATAACAACCAGAGGCCTGCTTTTGGCGTTAGCGGAGAGAAGACAAGCAAACCTCTAA